A single region of the Salicibibacter cibi genome encodes:
- a CDS encoding helix-turn-helix domain-containing protein: protein METTRAGGRVRAFRKLKGYTQQSFAKKMHMSVSVVGEIERGTRLAEEDFIKRASDLLDITIEELLGENQMEDQSR, encoded by the coding sequence ATGGAAACGACAAGGGCAGGGGGAAGAGTTCGGGCTTTTCGAAAATTGAAAGGTTATACCCAGCAAAGCTTTGCAAAGAAAATGCATATGTCCGTATCCGTTGTCGGGGAAATCGAACGCGGGACAAGACTGGCGGAAGAAGACTTTATTAAACGTGCATCCGATCTTTTGGACATTACGATTGAAGAATTGTTGGGCGAAAATCAAATGGAGGATCAGAGTCGGTGA
- a CDS encoding CtsR family transcriptional regulator: protein MGNNISDVIEHYIKSILTKEEQNLIEIKRSELAKHFECVPSQINYVIRTRFTVEKGYVVESKRGGGGYIRITKVRHADHQELCDQLIDHIGKAIDQRMGKSIVLRLLEEGAISKREGNMMLAAIEREVISLPVPAHRDMIRANVLKAMLSSLKYKI from the coding sequence ATGGGGAATAACATTTCTGATGTCATTGAACATTATATAAAATCGATTTTGACCAAAGAAGAACAGAATTTAATAGAAATAAAAAGAAGTGAACTTGCCAAGCACTTTGAATGTGTACCTTCGCAAATTAACTATGTGATTCGCACCAGATTTACAGTAGAGAAGGGCTATGTTGTTGAAAGTAAACGTGGCGGCGGTGGTTATATTCGGATTACAAAAGTACGGCATGCAGATCATCAGGAATTGTGTGACCAATTAATTGATCACATTGGGAAGGCCATTGATCAAAGGATGGGAAAAAGCATTGTTCTTCGATTATTGGAAGAGGGGGCTATTAGCAAGCGAGAAGGGAATATGATGCTTGCGGCGATCGAACGGGAGGTCATCTCTCTTCCGGTTCCTGCTCACCGCGATATGATCCGGGCGAATGTTTTGAAAGCAATGCTTTCGAGTTTGAAGTATAAGATTTAA
- the folB gene encoding dihydroneopterin aldolase: protein MDKVFVTGMKFYTYHGVFPEENKLGQRFIVDVVLEADLKEAADRDDIEKSVDYGEVYEVTKQVLEGYTYRLVESIAEEVAAQLLNTFSIVERTTVKVIKPDPPIPGHYDHVAIEIVRSRR, encoded by the coding sequence TTGGATAAGGTATTTGTGACCGGAATGAAATTCTACACGTACCACGGTGTTTTTCCGGAAGAAAATAAGCTAGGGCAACGTTTTATCGTAGATGTTGTATTGGAAGCTGATTTAAAGGAAGCAGCTGACCGTGATGATATTGAGAAAAGCGTTGATTACGGAGAGGTTTATGAAGTAACAAAGCAAGTCTTGGAAGGATATACGTATAGATTGGTGGAATCGATTGCCGAGGAAGTAGCTGCACAACTGCTGAACACTTTTTCCATTGTGGAACGGACAACGGTGAAAGTAATAAAGCCTGATCCTCCTATCCCCGGCCATTACGATCATGTCGCGATTGAAATTGTGAGGAGTCGTAGATGA
- a CDS encoding UvrB/UvrC motif-containing protein yields MQCQECNQRQATLHFTKIVNAEKTEMHLCEVCAKEKGDEFPGSNSYSIHDLLSGLLNVDPNTSNGAGYSQKVQKEFALQCPKCGMNYKDFINNSRFGCSYCYQAFSGKLDPILKRVHGGNHTHTGKIPKRQGGRLKLQREIYSLKTKMQEHIDREEFEHAAEVRDKIRELQETKEKEEGQ; encoded by the coding sequence GTGCAGTGCCAGGAATGTAATCAACGCCAGGCAACCCTGCATTTCACGAAGATTGTTAATGCGGAAAAAACAGAGATGCATTTATGCGAAGTGTGTGCCAAGGAAAAAGGCGATGAATTCCCGGGTTCAAATAGTTACTCCATTCATGACCTCCTGTCTGGTTTATTGAATGTAGACCCAAACACGAGTAATGGCGCAGGCTATTCCCAGAAGGTGCAAAAAGAATTTGCCTTGCAATGTCCAAAGTGCGGGATGAATTACAAAGATTTTATAAACAATAGCCGCTTTGGTTGTTCTTATTGCTATCAAGCGTTTAGTGGCAAGCTTGACCCAATTCTTAAACGTGTGCATGGGGGAAATCATACACACACCGGAAAAATTCCGAAACGACAAGGCGGCAGGCTAAAGTTGCAAAGAGAAATATACTCATTAAAAACGAAAATGCAAGAGCATATCGATCGTGAGGAATTTGAGCACGCCGCTGAGGTTCGCGATAAAATTCGGGAGTTGCAAGAGACTAAGGAGAAGGAGGAGGGGCAGTAA
- a CDS encoding ATP-dependent Clp protease ATP-binding subunit, translating into MMFGRFTERAQKVLALAQEEAVRLGHTNIGTEHILLGLLREGDGIAAKALQALNLGPDQVQQEVENLIGQEANGTMKKQTPHYTPRAKKVIELSMDEARKLGHSYVGTEHILLGLIREGEGVAARVLNNLGVSLNKARQQVLQLLGSNESSGNNGQQGGSAAGGTVNTPTLDGLARDLTAVAKEESLDPVIGREKEIQRVIQILSRRTKNNPVLIGEPGVGKTSVAEGLAQSIISNEVPETLRGKRVMTLDMGTVVAGTKYRGEFEDRLKKVMEEIRQAGNVILFIDELHTLIGAGGAEGAIDASNILKPSLARGDLQCIGATTLDEYRRYIEKDAALERRFQPIHVDEPTLEESTQILSGLRDRYEAHHRVTITDEAIEEAVRMSDRYISDRFLPDKAIDLIDEAASKVRLRSYTAPSDLKEREQKLEETRKEKDAAVQSQEFEKAASLRDSEQRLREELTELKNEWKEKQGQENTEVAMNDIAEVVASWTGIPVTKLAEEETERLLRMEDILHDRVVGQDEAVDAVSKAVRRARAGLKDPKRPIGSFIFLGPTGVGKTELARAVAETLFGDEDAVLRIDMSEYMEKYTTSRLVGSPPGYVGYDEGGQLTEKVRQRPYSVILLDEIEKAHPDVFNILLQVLEDGHLTDSKGRKVDFRNTAIIMTSNVGAASLNNKYVGFTTNTTDQKHMDMKTKVIDELKKTFRPEFLNRIDETIVFHSLEKKHIREIVGLMANELKKRLNEQEVNFELTDAAMEKIADEGFDPDYGARPLRRALQKQVEDRLSEELLKGNIEKGQTAVIAYRDGEFEVQLKSKVTT; encoded by the coding sequence ATGATGTTTGGCCGTTTTACAGAGAGAGCACAAAAGGTACTCGCGCTCGCCCAGGAAGAAGCTGTGCGGCTTGGCCATACAAATATTGGGACCGAGCATATCCTGTTGGGTTTGCTTCGTGAAGGTGACGGCATTGCCGCTAAAGCCTTGCAGGCCTTAAATTTGGGACCCGACCAAGTTCAACAAGAAGTTGAGAACCTTATAGGACAAGAAGCAAACGGAACAATGAAAAAGCAAACGCCCCATTACACGCCCCGTGCGAAAAAAGTAATCGAACTATCCATGGACGAAGCGCGAAAATTAGGCCACTCTTACGTAGGCACCGAGCATATTCTCCTCGGCCTGATTCGGGAGGGCGAAGGCGTGGCAGCACGTGTATTGAACAACTTGGGTGTAAGCTTGAACAAAGCCCGTCAACAAGTGCTGCAATTACTTGGCAGCAATGAATCTTCCGGCAACAATGGCCAGCAGGGAGGAAGTGCGGCAGGAGGAACTGTGAACACGCCTACCCTTGATGGTCTGGCTCGAGACCTTACGGCAGTCGCAAAAGAAGAGAGCCTGGATCCGGTCATTGGCAGGGAGAAAGAAATTCAACGTGTGATTCAAATCCTTTCGAGACGGACAAAAAATAATCCGGTGCTAATCGGAGAGCCCGGTGTAGGTAAAACGTCCGTAGCCGAAGGGTTGGCACAATCGATTATTTCTAATGAAGTTCCGGAAACCTTACGTGGCAAACGGGTAATGACCTTGGATATGGGAACCGTCGTTGCCGGCACGAAATATCGCGGGGAATTTGAAGATCGATTGAAAAAGGTGATGGAGGAAATTCGCCAAGCAGGGAACGTTATATTATTCATCGATGAGTTGCATACATTAATCGGTGCAGGTGGTGCAGAAGGGGCAATTGATGCTTCCAATATTTTGAAACCGTCATTGGCACGCGGAGACTTGCAATGCATTGGCGCAACAACCCTTGATGAATACCGCCGTTATATCGAGAAAGATGCGGCTCTTGAACGTCGTTTCCAACCTATCCATGTTGATGAACCTACATTGGAGGAATCCACGCAAATCTTGAGCGGCTTGCGTGATCGCTATGAAGCGCACCATCGGGTAACGATTACGGATGAAGCGATCGAAGAAGCAGTAAGAATGTCCGATCGCTATATTTCTGACCGATTCCTCCCTGATAAAGCGATTGATTTGATCGATGAGGCAGCTTCCAAAGTTAGGCTTCGTTCTTATACCGCTCCGTCAGACTTGAAAGAAAGGGAACAAAAGCTTGAAGAGACACGCAAGGAAAAAGATGCGGCGGTTCAGAGCCAAGAATTTGAAAAAGCAGCCTCCCTTCGTGATAGTGAACAACGCCTTCGCGAAGAACTGACCGAACTCAAGAACGAATGGAAAGAAAAGCAAGGCCAAGAAAATACAGAGGTGGCCATGAATGACATTGCCGAAGTCGTTGCCAGCTGGACGGGAATTCCTGTTACGAAATTGGCTGAAGAAGAAACCGAACGTCTTTTGCGAATGGAAGATATCCTGCACGACCGGGTTGTCGGGCAAGATGAAGCCGTTGATGCGGTTTCAAAAGCGGTACGCCGTGCCCGTGCTGGCCTGAAAGATCCGAAACGCCCCATTGGGTCCTTTATTTTCTTGGGACCTACCGGTGTTGGGAAAACCGAATTGGCCCGTGCCGTTGCGGAAACGCTCTTTGGGGATGAAGACGCGGTTCTCAGGATCGACATGTCCGAGTATATGGAAAAATATACGACGAGCAGGCTAGTAGGTTCGCCGCCGGGGTATGTCGGTTATGATGAGGGCGGTCAACTTACGGAAAAAGTCCGCCAACGTCCCTATTCCGTCATTTTATTGGATGAAATTGAAAAAGCGCATCCGGACGTCTTTAATATCTTGCTTCAAGTATTGGAAGACGGTCACCTTACGGATTCCAAGGGTCGAAAAGTAGACTTTAGAAACACAGCTATCATTATGACCTCCAACGTAGGAGCCGCGTCACTGAATAACAAATACGTTGGGTTTACGACCAATACGACAGATCAAAAGCACATGGATATGAAAACGAAAGTCATCGACGAATTAAAGAAAACGTTCCGACCTGAATTTCTAAACCGAATTGATGAAACGATTGTGTTTCATAGCCTTGAAAAGAAACACATTAGGGAAATCGTTGGTTTAATGGCCAATGAACTGAAAAAACGGCTAAATGAACAAGAAGTCAACTTTGAACTTACCGATGCAGCGATGGAAAAAATCGCCGATGAAGGTTTTGATCCCGATTACGGGGCGCGTCCGCTTCGCCGTGCTTTGCAGAAGCAAGTGGAAGACCGCTTATCCGAAGAGTTGTTAAAAGGCAACATCGAAAAAGGACAAACAGCGGTTATTGCTTACAGAGACGGTGAGTTTGAAGTTCAGCTAAAGTCTAAAGTAACAACGTAA
- the disA gene encoding DNA integrity scanning diadenylate cyclase DisA encodes MSDRDRNHFINHVFPFLAPGTPFREGVDNVLRARTGGLIIVGFSENVEKIVDGGFEIEAAYSPAQLYELAKMDGAIILSKNVDTILYANVQLVPDSKIHSNETGMRHRTAERVAKSTGELVIAISERRHVITLYQGDHRYALKDMGVILTKANQAIQTLEKYKTVLDQSITNLGALEFERLVTYQDVSQVLHRVEMVLRVKRELITYVHELGNEGRLITMQLNEILTNVEREAFLLLKDYVNHKETDASEAFRELQILSEKKPLNDELILQLLGYIGPLENQERILSPRGYRLLHRIPRLPSMIIDNIVEHFSTLDAISNANLIDYGKVEGIGETRAKLVKEGLERVQEQMFIDRYI; translated from the coding sequence ATGAGTGACCGCGATCGTAATCATTTTATCAATCATGTATTTCCGTTTCTTGCACCCGGAACCCCCTTCAGGGAAGGGGTGGATAATGTATTGCGTGCGAGGACCGGAGGGCTGATTATTGTCGGATTTAGCGAGAATGTTGAAAAAATTGTGGATGGCGGCTTTGAGATTGAAGCAGCGTATTCCCCTGCCCAGCTCTATGAATTGGCAAAAATGGATGGGGCCATTATCCTCAGTAAAAATGTTGATACCATTCTTTATGCAAATGTTCAACTTGTGCCGGATAGCAAAATTCATTCAAATGAAACCGGGATGCGCCACCGTACGGCAGAACGTGTGGCCAAATCTACCGGGGAGCTTGTGATTGCCATTTCTGAACGTCGTCACGTCATTACCTTGTATCAAGGAGATCATCGATATGCGCTCAAGGATATGGGCGTCATTTTAACAAAAGCGAATCAAGCCATTCAAACATTGGAAAAATATAAGACTGTATTGGATCAGAGCATTACGAATCTCGGTGCCCTTGAATTTGAAAGGCTCGTCACTTATCAGGATGTTTCGCAAGTTCTCCATCGTGTGGAGATGGTCTTGCGAGTGAAGCGAGAACTGATTACTTATGTGCATGAATTGGGGAATGAAGGTCGGCTCATCACGATGCAACTCAATGAAATTTTGACGAACGTGGAACGGGAAGCGTTTTTGCTTTTGAAAGACTATGTGAATCATAAAGAAACAGATGCCTCCGAAGCATTTCGCGAATTACAAATCTTATCGGAGAAAAAACCGTTAAATGATGAGTTGATTCTACAGCTACTCGGGTATATAGGACCTCTCGAAAATCAGGAAAGAATATTATCTCCGCGGGGATACCGGTTGTTGCATCGAATTCCGAGGCTTCCCTCCATGATTATAGATAATATTGTCGAACATTTCAGCACTTTGGATGCGATTAGCAATGCGAATTTAATCGATTATGGAAAAGTGGAAGGAATTGGGGAAACAAGAGCGAAATTAGTAAAGGAGGGGTTGGAACGCGTGCAAGAGCAAATGTTTATCGATCGTTATATTTAA
- the lysS gene encoding lysine--tRNA ligase, with product MAKDNQQNDQMLVRLEKLQQLQEQGYNPFGVRFDRTHTAAAMHETYDEYSKEELEVKEGEEAVAVAGRLMTKRGKGKAGFAHIQDLSGQIQLYIRKDAVGEEQYERFQTCDIGDIVAVEGVAFKTKVGELSVKANDFHLLTKSLRPLPDKHHGLKDIEHRYRQRYLDLIVNPDVQETFIKRGRILQSMRRYLDAQGFLEVETPMMHQIPGGASARPFVTHHNALDIDLYMRIAIELHLKRLIVGGLEKVYEIGRVFRNEGVSTRHNPEFTMIELYEAYADFRDIMTLTENLIAYIAKEIHGETQVQYGDETIDLSPSWRRVHMADLIKEETGVNFWAEISDEEAHQLAKNHRVQVDDHMTFGHIVNEFFEQLVEDKLVQPTFVYGHPVAISPLARQNAEDSRFTDRFELFIVGREHANAFTELNDPVDQRARFEEQVKARERGDEEAQMMDEDFLEALEYGMPPTGGLGIGIDRLVMLLTNSSSIRDVLLFPQMKAKD from the coding sequence ATGGCGAAAGACAATCAACAAAATGATCAAATGCTTGTGCGCCTTGAAAAATTACAACAGTTGCAAGAACAAGGGTATAATCCGTTTGGCGTGCGTTTCGACCGCACCCATACAGCTGCAGCGATGCATGAAACCTATGATGAATACAGTAAAGAAGAACTGGAAGTAAAAGAAGGGGAAGAGGCGGTAGCTGTTGCCGGTCGCTTGATGACCAAGCGCGGAAAAGGAAAAGCCGGTTTTGCCCATATTCAGGACCTCAGCGGCCAAATTCAATTATACATCCGAAAAGATGCCGTCGGTGAGGAGCAGTACGAGCGATTTCAGACGTGTGATATCGGGGACATTGTCGCCGTTGAAGGAGTCGCTTTCAAAACGAAGGTTGGAGAATTATCGGTTAAAGCCAATGATTTTCATCTACTGACAAAATCATTGCGTCCGCTCCCGGATAAACACCATGGGCTAAAGGATATCGAACATCGTTATCGACAACGTTACCTTGACCTTATCGTCAACCCTGACGTTCAGGAAACGTTTATCAAACGGGGGCGAATTTTACAATCGATGCGTCGCTATTTAGACGCTCAAGGTTTTCTTGAAGTAGAAACGCCGATGATGCATCAAATCCCCGGTGGAGCCTCTGCTCGTCCATTTGTTACGCATCATAACGCGTTGGACATAGATCTTTATATGCGAATCGCCATCGAACTTCATTTGAAACGTCTCATTGTCGGCGGTCTTGAAAAAGTGTATGAAATTGGGCGTGTATTTCGAAATGAAGGTGTCTCTACAAGGCATAACCCTGAATTTACGATGATTGAATTATATGAGGCGTATGCTGATTTCCGAGATATCATGACCTTAACGGAAAATTTGATCGCTTATATCGCGAAAGAAATCCATGGGGAGACGCAAGTGCAATATGGCGATGAAACGATTGATCTTTCTCCCTCATGGCGGCGCGTCCACATGGCAGATTTGATAAAAGAAGAAACAGGTGTAAATTTTTGGGCGGAAATAAGCGATGAGGAAGCTCATCAGCTTGCTAAAAACCATCGCGTCCAAGTGGATGATCATATGACATTCGGCCATATCGTGAATGAGTTCTTTGAGCAACTGGTGGAAGATAAGCTCGTGCAGCCTACATTTGTCTATGGACATCCTGTTGCCATATCTCCATTGGCACGCCAGAATGCAGAAGACTCCCGTTTTACGGATCGGTTCGAATTGTTTATCGTTGGCCGGGAACATGCAAATGCTTTTACGGAATTAAACGATCCCGTTGATCAGCGAGCAAGATTTGAAGAACAGGTCAAAGCGCGAGAGCGCGGAGATGAAGAAGCGCAAATGATGGACGAAGACTTTTTGGAAGCATTGGAATACGGGATGCCACCCACGGGTGGATTAGGCATTGGCATTGATCGCCTAGTTATGTTGCTTACAAATTCATCATCGATACGCGATGTACTCTTATTCCCGCAAATGAAGGCAAAGGATTAA
- a CDS encoding protein arginine kinase, with protein sequence MSLEQFISHAISPWIKDPGPDDDIVMSTRIRLARNLEDFPFPSSTSQDAARALYKHVYERLSQTSEEMVGKLIWLPMDGLSKIEKTVLVEKHLTSPQLAQESKQGAVVLNNDETISMMVNEEDHLRIQCLSPGFQLSEGYKSADKLDDWIESHVTYAFDEKKGYLTSCPTNVGTGMRASVMMHLPALVTTQQLNRILPAVSQLGLVVRGIYGEGSEARGNLFQISNQMTLGKSEEDIIEELRGVVLQLIERERNTRQELLKHSQLQLTDQVHRSYGILANSRIIESKEAGNHLSTLRLGIDLDLIRGIEGNILNELMVLIQPAFLQQFAERELTADGRDERRATLIRERLKLENIQDGGGET encoded by the coding sequence ATGTCTTTGGAGCAATTTATCTCTCATGCAATCAGCCCGTGGATAAAAGATCCCGGTCCTGATGATGACATTGTTATGAGCACTCGCATTCGGCTAGCCAGAAACCTTGAAGATTTCCCCTTCCCTTCTTCTACTTCCCAAGATGCGGCGAGGGCACTCTATAAACATGTTTATGAGCGATTGTCCCAAACAAGCGAGGAAATGGTTGGGAAATTGATATGGTTGCCGATGGATGGACTTTCAAAAATTGAAAAAACCGTTCTTGTCGAAAAGCATTTAACGAGTCCGCAGCTTGCACAAGAATCTAAGCAAGGTGCTGTTGTATTGAATAACGATGAAACGATTAGTATGATGGTAAATGAGGAAGACCATTTAAGAATCCAATGTTTATCTCCCGGCTTTCAATTATCCGAAGGCTATAAATCTGCAGATAAGCTTGATGATTGGATTGAATCCCATGTAACCTATGCGTTTGATGAAAAAAAAGGATATTTAACGAGCTGTCCCACAAATGTGGGCACAGGTATGCGAGCTTCGGTTATGATGCATTTGCCAGCGCTTGTCACCACGCAACAATTAAATCGAATTTTGCCTGCCGTCAGTCAGTTGGGACTTGTTGTTAGAGGAATTTACGGGGAAGGCAGCGAAGCTAGAGGGAACCTGTTCCAAATCTCTAACCAGATGACGTTAGGCAAATCAGAAGAGGATATTATTGAGGAATTACGCGGCGTTGTGCTCCAACTGATCGAAAGGGAGCGAAACACCCGACAGGAGTTGCTTAAACACAGTCAATTACAGCTTACTGACCAGGTTCATCGCTCCTATGGTATTTTGGCAAACAGTCGCATCATAGAATCGAAGGAAGCTGGCAATCACCTGTCCACGCTTCGGTTAGGGATCGATTTGGATTTAATCCGTGGCATAGAGGGTAATATCCTTAATGAGTTGATGGTTTTAATTCAGCCTGCGTTCCTACAACAGTTTGCAGAACGGGAATTAACAGCCGATGGCCGCGATGAACGACGGGCAACGTTAATTCGCGAAAGATTAAAGCTTGAAAATATACAAGACGGAGGTGGCGAAACATGA
- the dusB gene encoding tRNA dihydrouridine synthase DusB: MLQIGNIKMENQVVVAPMAGVSNPAFRLIAKEFGSGLVCAEMISDKAILHENEKSMKMLYVDEREKPLSLQIFGGDKESLVAAAQVVDQQTNADIIDINMGCPVPKVTKCDAGARWLLDPDKIYDMVDVVAHNVQKPVTVKMRTGWDDDHVYVLDNAQAVESAGGQAVSVHGRTRYQMYEGLADWELIRKVKETVNIPVIGNGDVNTPQDAKRLLEETGVDGVMIGRAALGNPWMLYRTVRYLEDGSLPDEPNAKEKMDVCMLHMDRLIDLKGEKIAVREMRKHAGWYLKGMRGNGKVRGKINELDYRDDVADVLYRFVEDLEEAAAVQ; the protein is encoded by the coding sequence ATGTTACAAATTGGAAATATAAAAATGGAAAACCAAGTGGTTGTGGCGCCTATGGCCGGTGTCAGCAACCCCGCGTTTCGTTTGATTGCCAAGGAGTTCGGTTCCGGGCTTGTTTGTGCCGAAATGATTAGCGACAAGGCTATTTTACATGAGAATGAAAAATCCATGAAGATGCTCTATGTTGATGAGCGGGAGAAACCCCTTAGTCTGCAAATTTTCGGGGGCGACAAAGAATCGCTTGTTGCTGCCGCCCAGGTTGTTGATCAGCAAACGAATGCAGATATTATCGATATTAATATGGGGTGTCCGGTTCCGAAAGTGACGAAATGCGATGCCGGTGCGCGCTGGTTGCTCGATCCCGATAAAATTTATGATATGGTCGACGTAGTCGCTCACAATGTTCAAAAACCGGTGACCGTGAAGATGAGAACCGGATGGGATGATGATCATGTTTATGTGCTCGACAATGCACAAGCAGTGGAATCGGCAGGTGGTCAAGCCGTTTCGGTGCACGGCCGGACACGTTATCAAATGTATGAAGGTTTAGCGGATTGGGAGCTTATTCGGAAAGTGAAGGAGACGGTGAACATTCCGGTCATCGGGAATGGAGATGTCAATACCCCTCAAGATGCCAAACGTTTACTTGAAGAAACCGGTGTTGACGGAGTGATGATTGGGCGTGCGGCATTAGGCAATCCGTGGATGTTATACCGCACTGTAAGATACTTGGAAGACGGCTCGTTACCTGATGAACCTAACGCCAAAGAAAAAATGGACGTCTGTATGCTTCATATGGATCGTTTGATTGATTTAAAAGGCGAAAAAATCGCTGTGCGTGAAATGAGAAAACATGCAGGGTGGTATTTGAAAGGGATGCGCGGCAATGGAAAAGTGCGGGGCAAGATTAATGAACTCGACTATAGGGATGATGTGGCGGATGTCTTGTACCGATTTGTTGAAGACTTGGAAGAAGCGGCCGCTGTGCAATAG
- the radA gene encoding DNA repair protein RadA, with amino-acid sequence MAKTKTKFVCQECTYESRKWMGRCPSCQNWNTLVEEMELDEPKRTSGTVRSVGSNRPQKISQINSQDEPRMTTKLSELNRVLGGGIVPGSLVLVGGDPGIGKSTLLLQLSALLAEDGRKVLYISGEESVKQTKMRADRLKAGADALYVLTETDTSLIDRAVDMVEPDVLIIDSVQTMQTPDIASAPGSVAQVRESTSAFMSMAKSRGISVFVVGHVTKQGSIAGPKMLEHMVDAVLYFEGERHHTFRILRAVKNRFGSTNEIGIFEMNEEGLREVLNPSEIFLEERSEGVAGATVVASLEGTRPVLVELQALVAPTSYANPRRTATGVDHNRVSLLMAVLERRVGMLLQNQDAYINVAGGVKLDEPAVDLALATSIASSFRNQVTRPTDVAIGEVGLTGEIRRVSRIQERVKESAKLGFDRCIIPEKNMGGWKAPDQMTCIGVGSLEEALDVMLEQRAKTW; translated from the coding sequence ATGGCGAAAACAAAAACCAAGTTTGTTTGCCAGGAATGTACGTATGAATCCCGGAAGTGGATGGGCCGTTGCCCTTCATGCCAGAATTGGAACACGCTAGTAGAGGAGATGGAATTGGATGAGCCAAAACGTACCAGTGGTACGGTGCGTTCCGTCGGCAGTAATCGCCCGCAAAAAATCAGTCAGATAAACAGCCAAGACGAACCGCGAATGACAACGAAATTATCAGAATTAAATCGTGTTTTAGGCGGGGGAATTGTTCCCGGCTCCCTGGTTCTTGTCGGAGGCGACCCCGGCATTGGCAAGTCAACGCTGCTTTTGCAACTTTCCGCACTGTTGGCAGAAGACGGAAGGAAAGTGTTATATATATCCGGAGAGGAATCGGTAAAACAAACAAAAATGCGTGCGGATCGTTTGAAGGCAGGAGCGGATGCCTTGTACGTGCTTACCGAAACCGATACTTCATTGATTGATCGAGCAGTGGATATGGTTGAACCGGACGTGTTGATCATAGATTCCGTTCAAACGATGCAAACGCCGGACATTGCCTCTGCCCCCGGAAGCGTTGCACAAGTGCGCGAGTCGACATCTGCTTTTATGAGCATGGCAAAATCCCGGGGCATTTCGGTGTTTGTTGTTGGACATGTGACGAAACAAGGGTCGATTGCAGGACCGAAAATGCTGGAACATATGGTGGATGCGGTTCTATATTTTGAAGGGGAGCGGCACCATACGTTTCGAATTTTGCGGGCAGTGAAAAATCGCTTTGGTTCTACAAATGAAATTGGCATATTTGAAATGAATGAAGAAGGTTTGCGGGAAGTGTTAAATCCGTCGGAAATTTTCTTGGAAGAGCGTTCGGAAGGGGTGGCGGGTGCAACTGTTGTGGCCTCCCTTGAAGGAACCCGCCCCGTTTTGGTGGAGCTGCAAGCCCTCGTTGCCCCGACTAGCTATGCCAATCCCCGGCGTACGGCAACCGGTGTTGACCATAACCGTGTTTCCTTGCTGATGGCGGTATTGGAAAGGCGCGTGGGAATGTTGCTTCAAAATCAAGATGCTTATATTAATGTTGCAGGCGGCGTAAAATTGGATGAACCGGCCGTAGATTTGGCATTGGCGACGAGTATCGCTTCGAGTTTTCGCAATCAAGTGACACGTCCGACTGATGTTGCGATCGGTGAAGTAGGCTTAACAGGGGAAATCCGCAGGGTCTCCCGTATTCAGGAAAGGGTAAAAGAAAGCGCGAAACTAGGGTTTGACCGATGCATCATTCCGGAAAAAAATATGGGTGGTTGGAAAGCTCCCGATCAGATGACATGTATAGGCGTTGGTTCCTTGGAAGAGGCATTGGATGTGATGCTTGAACAACGGGCGAAAACTTGGTAA
- the folK gene encoding 2-amino-4-hydroxy-6-hydroxymethyldihydropteridine diphosphokinase: MNIAYVALGSNIGDRAGYLQKALKEINQTQTIRIFLISSIYETEPVGVESQPYFLNMAIAIETNDSADHLLAKLQSIELRLDRVRDMEQNGPRTMDLDILLFNDENMEKNGLCIPHPRMHERAFVLIPMAEIAPREVIPTYKQTIEHILHSMPKRLRKEVRLWKRQGQGEEFGLFEN; this comes from the coding sequence ATGAATATCGCTTATGTTGCACTCGGATCAAATATCGGAGACCGGGCCGGATATTTGCAAAAAGCGCTTAAAGAAATTAATCAAACGCAGACAATTCGGATATTCTTGATTTCATCAATCTACGAAACCGAACCCGTAGGTGTTGAATCACAGCCTTATTTTCTTAACATGGCTATCGCGATAGAAACCAATGACTCTGCTGATCATTTATTGGCAAAATTGCAATCGATCGAGTTACGGTTGGATCGCGTGCGGGACATGGAACAAAACGGTCCGAGGACGATGGATCTTGACATTCTTTTATTTAACGATGAAAATATGGAGAAGAATGGGTTGTGCATCCCTCATCCGCGCATGCACGAGCGTGCTTTTGTGCTCATTCCCATGGCAGAAATTGCTCCTCGAGAAGTGATTCCGACTTACAAACAAACGATCGAACATATTTTACATTCAATGCCGAAAAGACTTAGAAAGGAAGTCCGTTTATGGAAACGACAAGGGCAGGGGGAAGAGTTCGGGCTTTTCGAAAATTGA